The Saccopteryx leptura isolate mSacLep1 chromosome 2, mSacLep1_pri_phased_curated, whole genome shotgun sequence genome has a window encoding:
- the SLC2A8 gene encoding solute carrier family 2, facilitated glucose transporter member 8 isoform X1 yields the protein MTPLDREETQQLLRPPGSGVPRGRRVFLAAFAAALGPLSFGFALGYSSPAIPSLRRAAPPAPRLDAAAASWFGATVTLGAAAGGVLGGWLVDRVGRKLSLLLCTLPFVTGFAVITAAQDVWMLLGGRLLTGLACGIASLVAPVYISEIAYPQVRGLLGSCVQLMVVTGIFLAYLAGSVLQWRWLAVLGCVPPSFMLLLMCCMPETPRYLLTRHKHQEALAAAQFLWGSEQGWEEPPVGEDHQGFHLAQLRRPGIYKPFIIGVALMVFQQLSGINAVMFYAETIFEEAKFKDSSLASVIVGVIQVLFTAVAALVMDRAGRRLLLTLSGVVMVFSTSAFGAYFKLTHGGPSNSSHVDVLVPVTMEPADASVGLAWLAVGSVCLFIAGFAVGWGPIPWLLMSEIFPLHVKGVATGVCVLTNWLMAFLVTIEFSNLMGMLRPYGTFWLASAFCVTSVLFTLFCVPETKGKTLEQITAHFEG from the exons ACCGGGAGGAGACCCAGCAGCTCCTGCGGCCGCCCGGTAGCGG CGTTCCCCGCGGCCGCCGCGTCTTCCTCGCCGCCTTCGCGGCCGCCTTGGGCCCGCTCAGCTTCGGCTTCGCGCTTGGCTACAGCTCCCCGGCCATCCCAAGCCTGCGGCGCGCCGCGCCCCCGGCCCCACGCCTCgacgccgccgccgcctcctggTTCGGG GCCACCGTGACCCTGGGCGCCGCGGCGGGAGGCGTGCTGGGCGGCTGGCTGGTGGACCGCGTCGGGCGCAAGCTGAGCCTCCTGCTCTGCACGTTGCCCTTCGTGACTGGCTTTGCCGTCATCACCGCGGCCCAGGACGTGTGGATGCTGCTCGGGGGCCGTCTCCTCACCGGCCTCGCCTGCGGCATTGCGTCGCTGGTGGCCCCG GTCTACATCTCCGAAATTGCCTACCCGCAAGTGCGGGGGCTGCTCGGCTCCTGTGTGCAGCTGATGGTCGTCACAGGCATCTTCCTGGCCTACCTGGCAG GCTCGGTGCTGCAGTGGCGCTGGCTGGCCGTGCTGGGCTGTGTGCCCCCCTCCTTCATGCTGCTGCTCATGTGCTGCATGCCTGAGACCCCGCGCTACCTGCTCACTCGGCACAAGCACCAGGAAGCCCTGGCCGCCGCGCAGTTCCTGTGGGGCTCCGAGCAGGGCTGGGAAGAGCCCCCTGTCGGGGAAGATCACCAG GGCTtccacctggcccagctgaggcgtcCTGGCATCTACAAGCCCTTCATCATCGGCGTTGCACTGATGGTCTTCCAGCAGCTGTCGGGGATCAATGCTGTCATGTTCTATGCAGAAACCATCTTTGAGGAGGCCAAGTTCAAG gacagcagcctggcctcAGTCATCGTGGGCGTCATCCAGGTGCTGTTCACGGCTGTGGCGGCCCTTGTCATGGACAGAGCTGGGCGGAGGCTGCTTCTGACCTTGTCAG GTGTGGTCATGGTGTTCAGCACCAGTGCCTTTGGTGCCTACTTCAAGCTGACCCACGGTGGCCCCAGCAACTCCTCCCACGTGGACGTCCTGGTGCCCGTCACCATGGAGCCCGCCGATGCCAGTGTGGGGCTGGCCTGGTTGGCGGTGGGCAGTGTGTGCCTCTTCATCGCCG GCTTTGCTGTGGGCTGGGGGCCCATCCCCTGGCTCCTCATGTCTGAGATCTTCCCTCTGCACGTCAAGGGCGTGGCCACTGGCGTCTGCGTCCTCACCAACTGGCTCATGGCCTTTCTGGTGACAATCGAGTTCAGCAACCTCATG GGGATGCTGAGGCCCTACGGCACTTTCTGGCTCGCCTCTGCCTTCTGTGTCACCAGTGTCCTTTTCACTCTGTTCTGCGTTCCCGAGACCAAGGGGAAGACTTTGGAGCAAATCACAGCCCATTTTGAGGGGTGA
- the SLC2A8 gene encoding solute carrier family 2, facilitated glucose transporter member 8 isoform X3 yields MTPLDREETQQLLRPPGSGVPRGRRVFLAAFAAALGPLSFGFALGYSSPAIPSLRRAAPPAPRLDAAAASWFGVYISEIAYPQVRGLLGSCVQLMVVTGIFLAYLAGSVLQWRWLAVLGCVPPSFMLLLMCCMPETPRYLLTRHKHQEALAAAQFLWGSEQGWEEPPVGEDHQGFHLAQLRRPGIYKPFIIGVALMVFQQLSGINAVMFYAETIFEEAKFKDSSLASVIVGVIQVLFTAVAALVMDRAGRRLLLTLSGVVMVFSTSAFGAYFKLTHGGPSNSSHVDVLVPVTMEPADASVGLAWLAVGSVCLFIAGFAVGWGPIPWLLMSEIFPLHVKGVATGVCVLTNWLMAFLVTIEFSNLMGMLRPYGTFWLASAFCVTSVLFTLFCVPETKGKTLEQITAHFEG; encoded by the exons ACCGGGAGGAGACCCAGCAGCTCCTGCGGCCGCCCGGTAGCGG CGTTCCCCGCGGCCGCCGCGTCTTCCTCGCCGCCTTCGCGGCCGCCTTGGGCCCGCTCAGCTTCGGCTTCGCGCTTGGCTACAGCTCCCCGGCCATCCCAAGCCTGCGGCGCGCCGCGCCCCCGGCCCCACGCCTCgacgccgccgccgcctcctggTTCGGG GTCTACATCTCCGAAATTGCCTACCCGCAAGTGCGGGGGCTGCTCGGCTCCTGTGTGCAGCTGATGGTCGTCACAGGCATCTTCCTGGCCTACCTGGCAG GCTCGGTGCTGCAGTGGCGCTGGCTGGCCGTGCTGGGCTGTGTGCCCCCCTCCTTCATGCTGCTGCTCATGTGCTGCATGCCTGAGACCCCGCGCTACCTGCTCACTCGGCACAAGCACCAGGAAGCCCTGGCCGCCGCGCAGTTCCTGTGGGGCTCCGAGCAGGGCTGGGAAGAGCCCCCTGTCGGGGAAGATCACCAG GGCTtccacctggcccagctgaggcgtcCTGGCATCTACAAGCCCTTCATCATCGGCGTTGCACTGATGGTCTTCCAGCAGCTGTCGGGGATCAATGCTGTCATGTTCTATGCAGAAACCATCTTTGAGGAGGCCAAGTTCAAG gacagcagcctggcctcAGTCATCGTGGGCGTCATCCAGGTGCTGTTCACGGCTGTGGCGGCCCTTGTCATGGACAGAGCTGGGCGGAGGCTGCTTCTGACCTTGTCAG GTGTGGTCATGGTGTTCAGCACCAGTGCCTTTGGTGCCTACTTCAAGCTGACCCACGGTGGCCCCAGCAACTCCTCCCACGTGGACGTCCTGGTGCCCGTCACCATGGAGCCCGCCGATGCCAGTGTGGGGCTGGCCTGGTTGGCGGTGGGCAGTGTGTGCCTCTTCATCGCCG GCTTTGCTGTGGGCTGGGGGCCCATCCCCTGGCTCCTCATGTCTGAGATCTTCCCTCTGCACGTCAAGGGCGTGGCCACTGGCGTCTGCGTCCTCACCAACTGGCTCATGGCCTTTCTGGTGACAATCGAGTTCAGCAACCTCATG GGGATGCTGAGGCCCTACGGCACTTTCTGGCTCGCCTCTGCCTTCTGTGTCACCAGTGTCCTTTTCACTCTGTTCTGCGTTCCCGAGACCAAGGGGAAGACTTTGGAGCAAATCACAGCCCATTTTGAGGGGTGA
- the SLC2A8 gene encoding solute carrier family 2, facilitated glucose transporter member 8 isoform X2 — protein MTPLDREETQQLLRPPGSGVPRGRRVFLAAFAAALGPLSFGFALGYSSPAIPSLRRAAPPAPRLDAAAASWFGATVTLGAAAGGVLGGWLVDRVGRKLSLLLCTLPFVTGFAVITAAQDVWMLLGGRLLTGLACGIASLVAPVYISEIAYPQVRGLLGSCVQLMVVTGIFLAYLAGSVLQWRWLAVLGCVPPSFMLLLMCCMPETPRYLLTRHKHQEALAAAQFLWGSEQGWEEPPVGEDHQGFHLAQLRRPGIYKPFIIGVALMVFQQLSGINAVMFYAETIFEEAKFKDSSLASVIVGVIQVLFTAVAALVMDRAGRRLLLTLSGVVMVFSTSAFGAYFKLTHGGPSNSSHVDVLVPVTMEPADASVGLAWLAVGSVCLFIAGEEALLWAGGPSPGSSCLRSSLCTSRAWPLASASSPTGSWPFW, from the exons ACCGGGAGGAGACCCAGCAGCTCCTGCGGCCGCCCGGTAGCGG CGTTCCCCGCGGCCGCCGCGTCTTCCTCGCCGCCTTCGCGGCCGCCTTGGGCCCGCTCAGCTTCGGCTTCGCGCTTGGCTACAGCTCCCCGGCCATCCCAAGCCTGCGGCGCGCCGCGCCCCCGGCCCCACGCCTCgacgccgccgccgcctcctggTTCGGG GCCACCGTGACCCTGGGCGCCGCGGCGGGAGGCGTGCTGGGCGGCTGGCTGGTGGACCGCGTCGGGCGCAAGCTGAGCCTCCTGCTCTGCACGTTGCCCTTCGTGACTGGCTTTGCCGTCATCACCGCGGCCCAGGACGTGTGGATGCTGCTCGGGGGCCGTCTCCTCACCGGCCTCGCCTGCGGCATTGCGTCGCTGGTGGCCCCG GTCTACATCTCCGAAATTGCCTACCCGCAAGTGCGGGGGCTGCTCGGCTCCTGTGTGCAGCTGATGGTCGTCACAGGCATCTTCCTGGCCTACCTGGCAG GCTCGGTGCTGCAGTGGCGCTGGCTGGCCGTGCTGGGCTGTGTGCCCCCCTCCTTCATGCTGCTGCTCATGTGCTGCATGCCTGAGACCCCGCGCTACCTGCTCACTCGGCACAAGCACCAGGAAGCCCTGGCCGCCGCGCAGTTCCTGTGGGGCTCCGAGCAGGGCTGGGAAGAGCCCCCTGTCGGGGAAGATCACCAG GGCTtccacctggcccagctgaggcgtcCTGGCATCTACAAGCCCTTCATCATCGGCGTTGCACTGATGGTCTTCCAGCAGCTGTCGGGGATCAATGCTGTCATGTTCTATGCAGAAACCATCTTTGAGGAGGCCAAGTTCAAG gacagcagcctggcctcAGTCATCGTGGGCGTCATCCAGGTGCTGTTCACGGCTGTGGCGGCCCTTGTCATGGACAGAGCTGGGCGGAGGCTGCTTCTGACCTTGTCAG GTGTGGTCATGGTGTTCAGCACCAGTGCCTTTGGTGCCTACTTCAAGCTGACCCACGGTGGCCCCAGCAACTCCTCCCACGTGGACGTCCTGGTGCCCGTCACCATGGAGCCCGCCGATGCCAGTGTGGGGCTGGCCTGGTTGGCGGTGGGCAGTGTGTGCCTCTTCATCGCCGGTGAGGAG GCTTTGCTGTGGGCTGGGGGCCCATCCCCTGGCTCCTCATGTCTGAGATCTTCCCTCTGCACGTCAAGGGCGTGGCCACTGGCGTCTGCGTCCTCACCAACTGGCTCATGGCCTTTCTGGTGA